TAAAAGCGAAAAATAAATAATAATGAGGGGGAAGGTAAAAAACATATTACCTTCTACCCACCAAAATCTTAAAATAAAGCTAATGGAGCAGGCTGAGTAATTTTAAGCATACTCAGCTTCTCCTAGAATGATTTCATTTCTCCAATTGGCTTTTTTCTTCATGGAAAAGGCATTTTAAGTCCCTTTTCTGCAAAAAAGATGGCGCGATAGGAAGAAAAATCGGTGGATTGGCTATCAGATTCAGCTAAAATCTACTTTTATCTCAAGTAAGATAAAAATCTTTATACCTGATTCTTATTCTTTACTGGTTTTCATCCACTTCACGCCTAAAATGGCAGACGACCATTAATTAAAGCTCACCTGCTCTGAATATACTTATAAAGCTCGTCTGCTGCCGCTTTATCCGGAAATGACTGTTTAGCTGTAGGGGGTGGGGGTGATCCATAAAACCCGCCATAAAAGCCAGGCGGATTAGAAGGGGGCATATTGCTAGGATTAGCAGAAGGATCAGTGATGTTATTATAATTTTGATCGGCAGATGGAGGCATATAAGCTTGCGATTTCTTAGAAGGGGGTGGAGGATATTGCGAAGGAGTAGGCTTGCCTTGATCACTAGGATCTGCCTGAAGAGGTAATAAAATTCCCCATAAAATGAAAAGATAAAAACCCCAGCAACGAGTAAAGCTTATATTCATAAGACCTCTTTAAAAAAACTATGAGTGTTAACTTCAAAATACCTTAAAATTTATTTTATCTACATATAAATATCATTAGCAACTTTTTAGGCTATTTAAATTTTTTATGCAACCTCTTAAGCCTGCATACAATAGAAAGAATAGGAGAGGCTCGCGGATAGGATGCTTTTTCATCCAAGAATCCTTTTTTATTGGCTTGCTGGAAAATAAAAATTATTCTTTTTATTTATCTTCCTTAAGTTGCCTTTAAGAAAGCTTACCCAACAAGCTCTTCTTTAAGTTTTATCCTTTAAGTTAACTTTGAAAAATAAGCTGTAAGAAGTTTTTTTATTTGTTTTTTTTTGTTGCATGTCAGATTGATTGGAAATTTAATTATTTTTATCAAGCCCTTATAGATAAACGAGAGCAAACTTGTAACTCTTTTATATGAAGATCGTAGCAACTAAAAGGCTTTTTATTTGGGGATCTTAAGGTGGGTAAGGCCGAGAAATAAATTGTGAAGATAATCATTCATAGGCTATGAATGAAAGCCTAGCAAAGAGTAGAAAAAGGTTTTTTTATGAAAGTCTTACCTTTAACTTGTCTTAATCATTTAATTAAAGATAAAAAAAACCAAGAATTGCAGGAGAGTTTAAAATCTCTTTCAGGGTTTGAAATAGCCGATCTGATAGAAAAAAAAACTATGTCCGATCGGTTATTTGTGTTTACTTTGCTATCTCCTCAACAAGCAGCTGAAACGTTTGATTACCTTTCCGATAAGCATAAAAAGCAAATTTTGCGCTCCTTATCTTCCACGCAAATTGCGAGCATGCTAACAGCAATGCGATCTGACGATCGTACCGCTCTTTTAGAGGAACTACCTCAGCAGGTAGTGGAAGATTATTTAAAACTTTTGCCCGCCGAGCAACGCCTTGAAACTTTAACCTTGTTAGGCTATCCAGAAGATAGCGTAGGACGGCTGATCACTACGGATTATATAGCAGTCAAGATGAATTGGAGTATAGAGCAGGTTTTTGATTATATTCGCGAGTATGGAAGAGATAGTGAAACGATTGATGTTATCTATGTGGTGGATGATGCAGGCATCTTGATTGACGATTTAAGGCTTAAAGAGATACTTTTCCACCCTAAAGAGTATAAAATTGCTCAAATCACGGATCAAAAGTTTTTAGCTTTATCCGTTCATGAGGCAGCTGAAGAGGCCATTAATATATTTAAAGAATATAATCGCGTGGCTTTACCCGTTGTAAATGATGAAGGAGTTTTATTAGGCATTGTCACCATTGATGATATTTTGCGATTAGCTTCTGAAGAGAATACTAACGAAGTCCATAAAATTGGAGGAAGCGATGCTCTCGATGAGCCTTACCTGGAGACGCCTTTTTTTGAATTGATAAAAAAAAGAGCGCGCTGGTTGGTCATACTATTTGTAGGCGAAATGTTTACAGCTACAGCCATGAGTTTCTTCGAAAATCAAATTTCAAGAGCCGTCGTTTTAGCTTTATTTCTTCCTTTGATAATTTCCAGCGGGGGAAATGCTGGCTCGCAATCTTCTACCCTTATTATTCGCGCAATGGCTTTAGGTGAAGTAAAGCTTAAAGATTGGTGGAATATTATGCGGGGAGAATTTCTTTTAGGCGCCTCCTTAGGCTTAGTATTAGGAGTGGTAGGCTTTATTCGGGTTTCGCTATGGGGAACTTTAGGGCATGTATATGGTGAACATTGGTTTTTAATGGCTGTGACTATCTTTTTTTCTTTAATAGGCGTTGTTTTGTGGGGATCCCTTTCAGGAGCTATGTTGCCTTTTGTTTTACGCCGTCTAGGATTTGATCCCGCTACCTCTTCAGCTCCCTTAGTGGCTACCATTGTAGATGTAGTAGGAATTATCATCTATTTTACCTTGGCGATGGTGATACTTAAAGGCTCATTATTATGAATAATTTTAAAAAGAATGAGTTTAAGCCTCTTTTAGAGCGTTTTTCCTGATTTTCTAATCTATTAATTTGTTTTTTGAAAAAGCATTTATTTAACCAAGGAAGCAACATTTACTGTAGACAAAAATTACTTTAAGATAGATTGTATATCTCATACAGCCTAATTGATAAACTTAAAAATTAAGAGAAAATATTTTAAAGGTTAAAGCACGGGAAAAAACCTTAATTAAATAAGGACTTTAATAACAAAAAAGCTGTGCCGACATAACCATACTTTTATAAATCTAAAAGAATAAGTGAGTAAAGTGCTAAAAGCTGAAGTACTACAGCATGAGGCTTTACTCTAAAGAGTTTTGCTAGTTTATTTTTTTATTGAAGCGTTCCCTATCCTGCCATTTCCTGCTACTAAAGTTAGGTCTAGAAGTGGCGTTCGATAGGTAACAGTGTGCCCTGTTGTTAATTTGATCTTGCAAGGAAAATTTTTATTCTACTGGGTGTGTTTTTAGATAATGCCACCATGTTAGATTGAAATTAAGATGTGTATATAAGTTTCTATTCATAAATTTATGGTTAACTTTTAGGAGGTCTCTATGAAAAAGATTTTTTTAATGATGCTGTTATCTTTAGCTTTTATTTCTTGTGGTGGCAAGGATAAATCTGTCCCTTCTTCCTCCAAAGGGGAGCAGTCAGATTATTTAAGGGATAAAGCTGATCGCCATGCAGTAGAAAAAACTCCGTTAGATCAATCGGAAAGTGAAGCAGATCGTACCATTACCCAAAAAATTCGTCAGGCTATAGTGAAAGATGATTCTTTGTCTATGAATGCCAAGAACATTAGAATTATAACAATTGATGGAGTGGTAACTTTACGCGGCCCTATTGCTACGCTAGAAGAAAGAGAAATTATTATTGGAAAAACCAAAGAGATTCCTGGAATAAAAAAAATAGAAAATCAACTAGAAATAACCGGAAAAAAATATTAATTTATGGAGGCTGTTATGAAAAAAGTAGTTTTTGGCTTAGCTAGTAATGAAGCTCAGGCTCAACGAATTGTATCCCAACTTTTATCTGCCGGATTTCATAATAAGGATATTTCTATTCTTTCTCCTGATCAAAATCAGCCGACAGCTACATCCAATAGGTATGGCGAAGCTAGGGAGGGAGACTTGGCAAGAACGGCTGATAAAGATATCCCTTCTAGCAGCACGGGTTCCAAAGCTTCTGAAATGGGAGCAGTAGGAGCTGCGGCAGGTGGTGTGCTTGGTGGTTCTTTAGGATTGCTGGCTGGAATTGGCACTCTAGCTATCCCGGGGCTAGGCGCTCTTATTGCTGCTGGCCCGATTATGGCTGCTTTAAGTGGTTCGGCTGTAGGAGGAGGCTTAGGCCTTTTGGTAGGAGCTATTGTGGGTGCAGGAATTCCAGAAAATGAAGCAAAAAGATATGAAGCTGGCTTAAAAGCTGGTGATATTTTAATTAGTGCTCAGGCTGATACCCGCGAGGAATTGAATCGTGCTTACGAGATCATGAAAAATGAAGGAGCTAAAGATATCTCTACCACAAACGAGACATCGGAAAGCAAACTTTAAAAATCGATCTTCAGGGGTGCTTTAAGGCACCCCTGAGT
This Neochlamydia sp. AcF84 DNA region includes the following protein-coding sequences:
- a CDS encoding BON domain-containing protein, which encodes MKKIFLMMLLSLAFISCGGKDKSVPSSSKGEQSDYLRDKADRHAVEKTPLDQSESEADRTITQKIRQAIVKDDSLSMNAKNIRIITIDGVVTLRGPIATLEEREIIIGKTKEIPGIKKIENQLEITGKKY
- the mgtE gene encoding magnesium transporter; translated protein: MKVLPLTCLNHLIKDKKNQELQESLKSLSGFEIADLIEKKTMSDRLFVFTLLSPQQAAETFDYLSDKHKKQILRSLSSTQIASMLTAMRSDDRTALLEELPQQVVEDYLKLLPAEQRLETLTLLGYPEDSVGRLITTDYIAVKMNWSIEQVFDYIREYGRDSETIDVIYVVDDAGILIDDLRLKEILFHPKEYKIAQITDQKFLALSVHEAAEEAINIFKEYNRVALPVVNDEGVLLGIVTIDDILRLASEENTNEVHKIGGSDALDEPYLETPFFELIKKRARWLVILFVGEMFTATAMSFFENQISRAVVLALFLPLIISSGGNAGSQSSTLIIRAMALGEVKLKDWWNIMRGEFLLGASLGLVLGVVGFIRVSLWGTLGHVYGEHWFLMAVTIFFSLIGVVLWGSLSGAMLPFVLRRLGFDPATSSAPLVATIVDVVGIIIYFTLAMVILKGSLL